In one Arachis duranensis cultivar V14167 chromosome 9, aradu.V14167.gnm2.J7QH, whole genome shotgun sequence genomic region, the following are encoded:
- the LOC107465444 gene encoding uncharacterized protein LOC107465444: MPEATGNIPNPVDFMATLENMATFILRHSEEPRTLLMRIIGYKLLSEHYRLRRFLMNSGLSLEPTSYTVKPSIGGNANAKELELLQLKQGQMTITEYTSKFEELCRFSQICQGAPKDFAEWMCIKYEGGLRSDLQIFIAPMVIRVFSELVNKSTVPEECVRRAAVEKGNIRIPFQRTTGRNFAPEGRQFGTGVNYSCGEPGQLANSYPEKKRNETGRVQQPGRVYTTSTVDADGSETLIRGNCEITGKILNALFDSGASHSFIAFEKADELGLKIVVIGYDLKVYNATHEAMMTRLGCPQVLFRIQQREFVMT, translated from the exons ATGCCTGAAGCGACAGGAAATATTCCTAACCCTGTAGACTTCATGGCCACCTTAGAAAATATGGCCAC GTTCATCCTCCGACATTCAGAGGAACCTCGAACCCTACTAATGCGGATAATTGGATACAAGCTATTGAGTGAGCATTACAGGCTCAGAAGGTTCCTGATGAACAGTGGGTTGAGTTTGGAACCTACCAGCTACACGGTGAAGCCCAGCATTGGTGGCAATGC AAATGCTAAAGAACTTGAACTACTTCAGCTGAAACAGGGCCAGATGACCATTACTGAGTACACAAGCAAATTTGAGGAACTGTGTCGCTTTTCACAAATCTGTCAGGGAGCTCCTAAGGACTTTGCTGAGTGGATGTGCATAAAATATGAAGGAGGCCTTCGGAGTGATCTTCAGATATTTATAGCACCTATGGTGATTCGGGTGTTCTCTGAGCTTGTGAATAAGAGCACGGTGCCTGAGGAGTGTGTCAGAAGGGCTGCAGTAGAAAAAGGGAATATAAGGATACCATTCCAGAGGACTACAGGGAGGAATTTTGCACCTGAGGGCAGACA GTTTGGGACTGGAGTCAATTATTCCTGTGGGGAGCCTGGACAATTGGCTAATAGTTACCCAGAGAAGAAAAGGAATGAGACAGGTAGAGTACAGCAGCCAGGGAGAGTATATACTACTTCTACAGTAGATGCTGATGGGTCAGAGACATTGATCCGAGGTAATTGTGAGATAACTGGTAAAATTTTGAATGCCTTGTTTGATTCTGGAGCTTCACattcatttattgcatttgagaaggctgatgagttaggattgaaaaTAGTAGTCATAGGATATGATTTAAAGGTGTATAATGCTACCCACGAGGCTATGATGACTAGGTTAGGGTGCCCCCAAGTTCTATTTCGAATACAACAGCGTGAATTCGTGATGACTTAA